The Kitasatospora albolonga nucleotide sequence ACCGGCCGCAGCGGGGCACAGCAAGCACGTCCGGGGGAACACAAGGGGGGAACGCGATGCCTCGTTGGAAGGCACTGCCCGAAGAACTCGACCCGCAGATCAGGGAGTTCGCGAGCCAGCTGCGCAGGCTCGTGGACCGCAGCGGGCTGAACATCAACGCGGTGGCCGACCGCACGGGATACAGCAAGACGTCCTGGGAGCGGTACCTCAACGGCCGGCTGCTCCCCCCGCGCCGGGCCGTCGTGGCCCTCGCCGAGGTGACGGACACACCGCAGCACCACCTCACGACCATGTGGGAGCTGGCCGAGCGGGCCTGGAGCCGGGCCGAGATGCGCCACGACATGACGATGGAGGCCATCCGCATCACCCAGGCGCGGGCGGCCCTCGGCGAGCTCGGCACGACGGGGCCGGCGGACGCGAAGTCCCCGGCGGCGGGCGGCAAGGCCGGTCCCGGCCGGTCCGCGGGCGGGCGCCACAGCGCGGCGGGCTCCGCGGCGCGCGTACCCACCGCGACCGGACCGGACGGTTACGGCCCCGGACCGGGCGTCCAGGAACCGGCGGGCTACGGCTCCGACCCGTACGGCTCCGACCCGTACGGCTCCGACTCGTACGGCGCCTACGGCCCCGGCGGCCACGGCGACGGACGAACGCCCTCCGTGCCCGCCCAGCGCGGTTCCGCCCCGCACGCCCCGTACGCCGAGCAGCCGGGCGCGAGCACCGGGGAGAAGGCGGGCAAGGCGCGCAAGGCCCCCGCCCCTCGCGGTCGCGGCAAGGTCGCCATGCTCGTCGGTGCGGCCGGAGCCCTGATCGTCGTGGTCGGCGCGGTGCTGCTGGCCCCGGGCGGCGACGACCCCGCCAAGGCCACCCCGCCCCCGACCGTGGCCCCCACCACGGCCGCCCCGGAGCTGCCCGTCGGCGTCGAGTGCAACGGCGAGGACTGCACCGGGCAGAACCCGGAGGAGATGGGCTGCGGCGGCGAGTACGCCCGTACGGTGTCGAGCACCGTGGTCGGCGCCAGCAAGGTCGAGGTCCGGTACAGCGAGGTCTGCTCCGCCGCCTGGGCCCGGCTCACCGAGGCGGCCATCGGCGACACCGTCACGATCACGGCGGGCGCGGCGGCGGACGGGCAGGACGGCGAGGTCATGGGCGACACGGACGCGTACACGCCGATGGTCGGGGTGAAGAAGCCGGGCGAGGCGAAGGCATGCGCCACGCTCACCTCCGGCACGAAGGGGTGCACCACGCCGTAGGGCCCGACGGGCAGGAGGGGTCACGCACCGCGCCTGCGGTGGGTGACCGTTTGTGCGCGGTGCCACAGGGGGCCGGGCGGGCGGGCCCGCCCGGGTCCGATAGCCTGACCGCCGGATATCTCTTCACGTCAAGATTTGATCCGGGCGCGAAGGGATCTCCCGCACCAGGGTCCGGCACCAGGGGCCGGGACCCCCACCGCCAGCTGTCTAACGGAGACCGCCATGACCCGCACTCCCGTCAATGTCACCGTGACCGGCGCTGCCGGCCAGATCGGCTACGCGCTGCTCTTCCGCATCGCCTCCGGCCACCTGCTCGGCCCGGACGTGCCGGTCAACCTGCGCCTCCTGGAGATCCCGCAGGGCCTCAAGGCCGCCGAGGGCACCGCGATGGAGCTCGACGACTGCGCCTTCCCGCTGCTGCGGGGCATCGAGATCACCGACGACCCGAACGTCGGCTTCGCCGGTGCGAACGTGGCCCTGCTCGTCGGCGCCCGCCCCCGTACCAAGGGCATGGAGCGCGGTGACCTGCTCGCCGCCAACGGTGGCATCTTCAAGCCGCAGGGCAAGGCCATCAACGACCACGCGGCGGACGACATCAAGGTCCTCGTCGTCGGCAACCCGGCCAACACCAACGCGCTCATCGCGCAGGCCGCCGCCCCGGACGTACCGGCCGAGCGCTTCACCGCGATGACCCGCCTGGACCACAACCGCGCGATCTCGCAGCTGGCCGCCAAGACCGGTGCCGCCGTCTCCGACATCAAGAAGCTGACGATCTGGGGCAACCACTCGGCCACCCAGTACCCGGACATCTTCCACGCGGAGATCGCCGGCAAGAACGCGGCCGAGGTCGTCAACGACGAGGTGTGGCTGGCCGACACCTTCATCCCGACCGTCGCCAAGCGCGGCGCCGCGATCATCGAGGCCCGGGGCGCGTCCTCCGCCGCCTCGGCCGCCAACGCCGCCATCGACCACGTCCACACCTGGGTCAACGGCACCGCCGAGGGCGACTGGACCTCGATGGGCATCCCGTCGGACGGCTCCTACGGCGTCCCCGAGGGCATCATCTCCTCCTTCCCGGTCACCACGAAGGACGGAAAGTACGAGATCGTCCAGGGCCTGGACATCAACGAGTTCTCCCGCGCGCGCATCGACGCGTCGGTCAAGGAGCTCACCGAGGAGCGCGACGCGGTCCGCGAGCTCGGCCTGATCTGACCGATCCGCACGCATGGACCGATCCGTGCGCCTAGCATGACGAGTGCCCCGGCAGTCGGCGCAGGCCGCCGGGGCACTTCGCTGTCCGCGGGGCCACGGGTCCACAGGGCTGGGGGCCTACCGCACCCCCTCCGCCGCCTCCCGCGCCGCCGCCACCGCCAGCCGCTGGAGCGCCGGGCCGAACGTGACCCGGGCCGCGCCCAGTTCGCCCAGCCTGCGCACGGCGGCCGGGGAGTCCGGCGTACCGAGGGCGTTCAGCGGTACGGACACGGCGGCGGCCAGCCGGGGCAGCGCCCCGTGCGGCGCGCCGATCGGGTAGACCCCGTCGGCGCCTGCTGCCGCATAGCACCGGACCCGCTCGAGAGCGTCCGCTTCCAGACCCGTAGGGGCACCCGCCTCCCCACCCGTACCGTCGGGTGTCGCGCGTACGAAGGTGTCGACCCGGGCGTTCAGGAAGAGCTGCCCGCCCGCCGCCGCGCAGAAGCGGGCCAGCCGGTCCGCCTGGCGGGCCGGGTCCAGCAGGACGCCGTCCACCGAGTCCTCCAGGTTGCAGCCGACGGCCCCCGCCGCCAGGAGCCGTTCCACCAGCTCCTCCGGCTCCAGCCCGTACCCGGCCTCGATGTCCGCCGACACGGGTACGGAGACCGCGCGGACGATCCTCGCCACGGCGGCGAACATCTCCTCCGCCGGGGTCCGCCCGTCCTCGTGGCCGAGCGCGGCGGCGACCCCCGCGCTCGGCACCGCCAGCGCCGGGAACCCGGCCTCCTCCAGGGCCCGCGCACTCGCCGCGTCCCACGGCCCGGGCAGCACCAGCGGGTCGCCGGGGGCGCGGCCGTGGTGCAGGGCGCGGAAGACGGAGACCGGGTCGGTCATGGGGCTCTCCTCCAGGGGGGCGGTCAGTGCTTGAAGTCGCCGGGCGTGTAGTGGCCGGGGACCTGCCGGGTGGTGACCCCGAAGCGGTTCCAGGCGTTGATCACCGTGATCGCGGCGATCAGCTGGGCCAGTTCGGCCTTCTCGAAGTGGGCGGCGGCCCGCGCGTACACCTCGTCCGGGACGAACCCGTCGGTCAGGACGGTGATCGCCTCCGTCAGCTCGATCGCCGCGATCTCCTTCTCCGTGTAGAAGTGCCGCGACTCGTCCCAGGCGCTCAGCTGGACGATCCGCTCGGCGCTCTCCCCGGCGGCCAGGGCGTCCTTGGAGTGCATGTCCAGGCAGAACGCACACCGGTTGAGCTGCGAGGCCCGGATCTTCACCAGCTCCAGCAACAGCGGGTCGAGCCCCTTCCGGGAGGCGGCGTCGAGGCGGACCATCGCCTTGAAGACCTCGGGGGCCAGCTCGGCCCAGGGCAGCCGGGCGGGGTGCTCGGGGGCGTACGCGGGAGTGCCGTGCGTGTGCGTGTGTGTCGTCATGAGAACGACGCTACGGGCTCGGTGGCGCAAGGGTGTGGTCCACTGCGGTGACGGATTCCTGGGCCATTTTCGGCGGCGACCGGGGCATCCTCCCGGAGCACGGCCACGGGAGCCTGCGGCGGCGTCGGCCCCGGTCGGGGGAGCCGGACGACCCCTCGGAACGGATCGTCTACTCCCCGCCTTCCTCGGTGAACTCGGGCGACCGGTGCGGACGCTCCTTCGCCAACTCTTGTCTGAGGGCTTCCAGGGTGGGGTCCGTCACGTCCCATGTGTGTGCGGACGGGTGGTCGGCGAACAGCCCGCAAGCGTCCTCCTCGGCAGTGAGCGCGGGGCACCAGGGCAGTGACGCGAGCTTTACGTCCTGTCCGTTCCACCGGGCCCAGACGGCACTGCCGGGCCGTCCGCCCTCGTCCCACACCATGTCGGCGTGGTCGTCGTCATGGTCCTCGCCGAGTTCGCAGAGAACATGCCGGGCCTCCAGGCGGTGCACGGGGGCGAACAGGGAGACGACGTGGTTGGTAGGTGACAGGAAGACCACGGACGTGCACTTGTTCATGGTTCGGGTGACCTCCTGGGCCGTCATGATGCGTCGGTGTCGTC carries:
- a CDS encoding alkylhydroperoxidase, which encodes MTTHTHTHGTPAYAPEHPARLPWAELAPEVFKAMVRLDAASRKGLDPLLLELVKIRASQLNRCAFCLDMHSKDALAAGESAERIVQLSAWDESRHFYTEKEIAAIELTEAITVLTDGFVPDEVYARAAAHFEKAELAQLIAAITVINAWNRFGVTTRQVPGHYTPGDFKH
- a CDS encoding carboxyvinyl-carboxyphosphonate phosphorylmutase → MTDPVSVFRALHHGRAPGDPLVLPGPWDAASARALEEAGFPALAVPSAGVAAALGHEDGRTPAEEMFAAVARIVRAVSVPVSADIEAGYGLEPEELVERLLAAGAVGCNLEDSVDGVLLDPARQADRLARFCAAAGGQLFLNARVDTFVRATPDGTGGEAGAPTGLEADALERVRCYAAAGADGVYPIGAPHGALPRLAAAVSVPLNALGTPDSPAAVRRLGELGAARVTFGPALQRLAVAAAREAAEGVR
- a CDS encoding malate dehydrogenase (catalyzes the oxidation of malate to oxaloacetate); this encodes MTRTPVNVTVTGAAGQIGYALLFRIASGHLLGPDVPVNLRLLEIPQGLKAAEGTAMELDDCAFPLLRGIEITDDPNVGFAGANVALLVGARPRTKGMERGDLLAANGGIFKPQGKAINDHAADDIKVLVVGNPANTNALIAQAAAPDVPAERFTAMTRLDHNRAISQLAAKTGAAVSDIKKLTIWGNHSATQYPDIFHAEIAGKNAAEVVNDEVWLADTFIPTVAKRGAAIIEARGASSAASAANAAIDHVHTWVNGTAEGDWTSMGIPSDGSYGVPEGIISSFPVTTKDGKYEIVQGLDINEFSRARIDASVKELTEERDAVRELGLI